In Ovis canadensis isolate MfBH-ARS-UI-01 breed Bighorn chromosome 3, ARS-UI_OviCan_v2, whole genome shotgun sequence, one DNA window encodes the following:
- the LOC138436294 gene encoding olfactory receptor 5W2-like: MDRRNCSSVTEFIFLGITENTENKVILFTMFLLVYLINLLANLGMITLIRMDPQLHTPMYFFLSQLSFCDLCSSTAISLKMMVDLFAKNKSISFCGCALQFLVFCIFADAECLLLAVMAYDWHKAISSPLLYVVSMSRRVCSLLMAGVYLVGMADALIHMTLAFCLYLCESNESNHFFCDVPPLPLLSCSDKQVSELVILIFTIFGFIELSSISGVLLSVLKIRFAEGRLKAFSTCTFYLTAVVIFQETMLFMYFRPSSSYSLDQDKMSSLFYTLVIPMLNPLIYSLRNEDVKQALVKLKKTKLHFKIFLSYICVHIHTHI, encoded by the exons ATGGATAGAAGGAATTGCTCCTCCGtgactgaatttattttcttgggaattACTGAGAACACTGAGAACAAAGTGATCCTATTTACAATGTTTCTCCTTGTTTATCTCATCAACCTTCTGGCAAATCTTGGAATGATAACCCTGATTAGGATGGATCCCCAGCTGCACAcacccatgtactttttcctcagcCAACTCTCCTTCTGTGATCTCTGCAGTTCCACAGCCATCAGCCTTAAGATGATGGTGGACCTATTTGCCAAGAACAAATCAATCTCTTTCTGTGGCTGTGCTCTGCAATTCTTGGTCTTCTGTATCTTTGCTGACGCTGAGTGTCTCCTGCTGGCAGTGATGGCCTATGACTGGCACAAGGCCATCAGCAGCCCCTTGCTGTATGTGGTCAGCATGTCCAGAAGGGTGTGCTCCCTGCTCATGGCTGGGGTTTACCTGGTGGGAATGGCAGATGCTCTGATACACATGACATTAGCATTCTGCTTATATTTATGTGAGTCAAATGAAAGTAACCACTTTTTTTGTGATGTTCCTCCTCTCCCATTGCTATCTTGTTCAGATAAACAGGTCAGTGAGTTAGTGATAT tgATATTCACCATTTTTGGCTTCATTGAACTGAGTAGCATTTCAGGAGTTCTCCTTTCAGTCTTGAAGATCCGCTTTGCAGAGGGGAGGCTCAAAGCTTTTTCCACCTGTACCTTCTACCTAACTGCTGTGGTAATCTTCCAGGAAACTATGCTCTTCATGTATTTCAGGCCAAGTTCTTCCTACTCTTTAGATCAAGACAAAATGTCCTCATTGTTTTACACCCTTGTGATTCCCATGTTAAACCCTCTGATTTACAGCCTAAGGAATGAAGATGTGAAACAGGCCCtagtaaaattgaaaaaaactaaattgcattttaaaatatttctatcatatatatgtgtacacatccacacacatatatag